In Streptomyces qaidamensis, one DNA window encodes the following:
- a CDS encoding FmdB family zinc ribbon protein, giving the protein MPRYEYRCRTCGDTFELSRPMAASADPAACPSGHEDTVKLLSTVAVGGSASAPAPAPRAGGGGGGCCGGGCCG; this is encoded by the coding sequence ATGCCTCGCTACGAGTACCGCTGCCGGACCTGCGGCGACACCTTCGAACTCAGCCGTCCCATGGCGGCGTCCGCCGATCCCGCGGCCTGCCCTTCCGGTCATGAGGACACGGTGAAGCTCCTCTCCACGGTCGCGGTCGGAGGCTCGGCCTCCGCCCCGGCTCCGGCGCCCCGCGCGGGCGGCGGCGGGGGCGGCTGCTGCGGGGGCGGCTGCTGCGGCTGA
- a CDS encoding DedA family protein, whose translation MTAIAADAGPQWVNDLMDALGAPGAGLAIALENLFPPLPSEVILPLAGFAASSGRMSLLAVLLWTTAGSVIGALALYGVGALLGRDRTVAIAARLPLVKVSDIEKTEAWFLKHGTKAVFFGRMIPIFRSLISVPAGVERMRLPVFLGLTTLGSAIWNTVFVLAGYFLGANWHQVSDIVSTYSKVVLAVAAVAVVAFIAVRLLRRPAGARGTARRATAPPHPHDDQDTRVLRRPVQAQLRRPVPPPGTPAGSAPRRGHPGREAP comes from the coding sequence ATGACAGCCATCGCAGCGGACGCCGGACCGCAGTGGGTCAACGACCTGATGGACGCGCTGGGCGCGCCGGGTGCCGGTCTCGCCATCGCCCTGGAGAACCTGTTCCCGCCGCTGCCCAGCGAGGTGATCCTGCCGCTGGCCGGGTTCGCCGCGAGCAGCGGCCGGATGAGCCTGCTCGCGGTCCTGCTGTGGACGACGGCCGGCTCGGTGATCGGCGCGCTCGCCCTGTACGGGGTCGGCGCGCTGCTCGGCCGTGACCGGACGGTGGCGATCGCGGCCCGGCTGCCGCTGGTGAAGGTCTCGGACATCGAGAAGACCGAGGCCTGGTTCCTGAAGCACGGCACCAAGGCCGTGTTCTTCGGCCGGATGATCCCGATCTTCCGCAGCCTGATCTCCGTGCCGGCGGGCGTGGAGCGCATGCGCCTGCCGGTGTTCCTGGGGCTGACCACCCTGGGCAGCGCGATCTGGAACACGGTGTTCGTGCTCGCGGGCTACTTCCTCGGCGCGAACTGGCACCAGGTGTCGGACATCGTCTCCACCTACTCGAAGGTGGTCCTCGCCGTGGCGGCGGTGGCGGTGGTGGCGTTCATCGCGGTACGGCTGCTGCGACGCCCCGCAGGGGCGCGGGGAACTGCGCGACGAGCCACCGCGCCGCCGCACCCGCACGACGACCAGGACACCCGAGTCCTCAGGCGCCCGGTCCAGGCGCAGCTCCGGCGCCCCGTACCACCTCCAGGAACTCCCGCAGGATCCGCTCCCCGGCGAGGACACCCCGGTCGGGAAGCACCCTGA
- a CDS encoding phosphoribosyltransferase produces the protein MEKAVNEGEYREVRDDADGVWSGSWVAERLGVELAGDGRLTGLLGLALRRNPKRAHLLVSNVLGKHVPQSPSVVYGYGVELGRRVRDLLGDDEARRAVVLGYAETATGLGHSVADGLGLAPYLHSTRRPVAGVTPAGGFEESHSHATSHLLLPEDPALFTGDGPLVLVDDEFSTGNTVLNTVRDLHQRYPRRRYVVVALVDMRSAADANRLADFAEEIGARVDLVTAASGTVRLPEGVLEKGQELVARYEAGGAAEGRMPAAAPSGPFAQFPAPLEGVASGARGTARRAPTGPRPDDNRIDLHWPADLPDGARHGFTPAHRARLEAALPAMAARIAEALPHNARRVHVLGFEELMYAPLRLARELERTTDIEVRYSTTTRSPVLAVDDPGYAIRTRLAFPAHDDPADGPGERYAYNVAGAGFDAVVAVVDSAADTPALHAPDGLLARLAAHTPRVLLAVIPSYAPERPSMLPEPLRGPAFSSYAPEEVGWLLQDLSDVTLEAPTEEREEAIQSGGAHYAESLPVEYQPSEQYQELFHAALKESAARIAQAVGVVTETVLAERSPRPVLVSLARAGTPVGILMRRWAQHRHGLDLPHYAVSIVRGRGIDANALRWLAEHHDPRDVVFVDGWTGKGAITRELAQALEEFEKSDGITGFDPEIAVLADPGSCVRTYGTREDFLIPSACLNSTVSGLISRTVLRADLVGPHDFHGAKFYRELARTDVSVAFLDAVSARFPEVTDAACAQAKELLATDRSPTWEGWAAVERISEEYAIHDVNLVKPGVGETTRVMLRRVPWKVLARAGAGSDLDHVRLLAEQRGVPVEEVDGLPYTCVGLIHPKYTRGATGADGKAVSV, from the coding sequence ATGGAGAAGGCAGTGAACGAGGGGGAGTACCGCGAGGTGCGCGACGACGCGGACGGCGTCTGGTCCGGCAGCTGGGTCGCCGAGCGGCTCGGCGTCGAGCTCGCCGGTGACGGCCGGCTGACCGGCCTGCTGGGGCTGGCGCTGCGCCGCAACCCCAAGCGGGCCCACCTGCTGGTGTCGAACGTCCTGGGCAAGCACGTGCCGCAGTCGCCGTCCGTGGTGTACGGCTACGGCGTCGAGCTCGGCCGCCGGGTGCGGGACCTGCTGGGCGACGACGAGGCCCGCAGGGCCGTCGTCCTCGGCTACGCCGAAACCGCGACCGGCCTCGGCCACTCCGTCGCCGACGGGCTGGGCCTCGCGCCCTACCTGCACTCCACCCGTCGCCCGGTCGCCGGTGTCACCCCGGCCGGCGGCTTCGAGGAGTCCCACTCCCACGCGACGTCGCACCTGCTGCTGCCGGAGGATCCCGCGCTGTTCACCGGCGACGGGCCGCTGGTCCTGGTCGACGACGAGTTCTCCACGGGGAACACGGTGCTGAACACCGTGCGCGATCTTCATCAGCGGTATCCGCGGCGGCGGTATGTCGTGGTGGCGCTGGTGGACATGCGGTCCGCTGCCGATGCGAACCGCCTAGCGGATTTCGCCGAGGAGATCGGCGCCCGGGTCGACCTGGTCACGGCGGCCTCGGGGACCGTACGGCTGCCCGAGGGGGTGCTGGAGAAGGGGCAGGAGCTGGTGGCGCGGTACGAGGCCGGGGGTGCCGCGGAGGGTCGGATGCCGGCTGCGGCGCCGTCGGGGCCGTTCGCGCAGTTCCCCGCGCCCCTTGAGGGCGTCGCCTCAGGGGCGCGGGGAACTGCGCGACGAGCCCCCACCGGCCCGCGGCCGGACGACAACCGCATCGACCTGCACTGGCCCGCAGACCTGCCGGACGGCGCCCGGCACGGGTTCACCCCGGCCCACCGCGCCCGGCTGGAAGCCGCCCTGCCGGCGATGGCGGCCCGGATCGCCGAGGCTCTGCCTCACAACGCCCGCCGCGTCCACGTCCTCGGCTTCGAAGAGCTGATGTACGCCCCGCTCAGGCTCGCCCGCGAGCTGGAGCGGACCACCGACATCGAGGTCCGCTACTCCACCACCACCCGCTCACCCGTCCTCGCCGTCGACGACCCGGGCTACGCGATACGCACCCGCCTCGCCTTCCCCGCCCACGACGACCCCGCCGACGGCCCCGGCGAGCGCTACGCCTACAACGTCGCCGGCGCCGGCTTCGACGCCGTCGTCGCGGTGGTCGACTCGGCCGCGGACACCCCCGCGCTGCACGCGCCCGACGGTCTGCTGGCCCGCCTCGCCGCCCACACGCCGCGGGTCCTCCTCGCCGTCATACCGTCGTACGCCCCCGAAAGGCCCTCCATGCTGCCCGAGCCCCTCCGCGGCCCCGCCTTCTCCTCGTACGCGCCCGAGGAGGTCGGCTGGCTGCTCCAGGACCTCTCGGACGTGACGCTGGAGGCGCCGACCGAGGAGCGCGAGGAGGCGATCCAGAGCGGCGGCGCGCACTACGCGGAGTCGCTGCCCGTGGAGTACCAGCCCAGCGAGCAGTACCAGGAGCTGTTCCACGCCGCGCTGAAGGAGTCGGCGGCCCGGATCGCCCAGGCGGTCGGTGTCGTCACCGAGACGGTCCTCGCGGAGCGGTCCCCGCGTCCCGTGCTCGTCTCCCTGGCCCGCGCCGGGACGCCCGTCGGCATCCTCATGCGCCGCTGGGCCCAGCACCGGCACGGCCTGGACCTGCCGCACTACGCCGTGTCGATCGTCCGCGGCCGGGGCATCGACGCCAACGCGCTGCGCTGGCTCGCCGAGCACCACGACCCCCGGGACGTCGTCTTCGTCGACGGCTGGACCGGCAAGGGCGCCATCACCCGCGAACTCGCCCAGGCCCTGGAGGAGTTCGAGAAGTCCGACGGCATCACCGGCTTCGACCCCGAGATCGCCGTCCTGGCCGACCCCGGCTCATGCGTCCGCACCTACGGCACCCGCGAGGACTTCCTCATCCCCTCCGCCTGCCTCAACTCCACCGTCTCCGGCCTGATCTCGCGGACCGTGCTGCGCGCGGACCTGGTCGGCCCGCACGACTTCCACGGTGCGAAGTTCTACCGCGAACTCGCCCGCACCGACGTCTCGGTGGCCTTCCTGGACGCCGTGTCCGCCCGCTTCCCCGAGGTCACCGACGCCGCCTGCGCCCAGGCCAAGGAACTGCTCGCGACCGACCGCTCGCCCACCTGGGAGGGCTGGGCCGCCGTCGAGCGCATCAGCGAGGAGTACGCCATCCACGACGTGAACCTCGTCAAGCCCGGCGTCGGCGAGACCACCCGGGTCATGCTCCGCCGCGTGCCCTGGAAGGTCCTGGCACGCGCCGGGGCGGGCAGCGACCTGGACCACGTGCGCCTGCTGGCCGAGCAGCGCGGGGTGCCCGTCGAGGAGGTCGACGGACTGCCCTACACCTGCGTCGGCCTGATCCACCCCAAGTACACCCGGGGCGCGACCGGCGCCGACGGCAAGGCGGTGTCGGTCTGA
- a CDS encoding HpcH/HpaI aldolase/citrate lyase family protein: MRHFGHVAPEVRKRLFFREPCAFTPDSPARLLAAALGATLYSPATRPRLADDVLKQAARGVVSMVLCLEDSIDDAEVGPGEENLVRQITALAGLPDADPPLLFIRVRVPEQIPDLVRRLGPAVRLLSGFVLPKFTEERGIPFLEALATAEAESGRRLFAMPVLESPELLYRESRVETLEGIFRAIDKYRDRVLALRLGVTDFCSSYGLRRGPDMTAYDVQIVASVIADVVNMLGRADGTGFTVTGPVWEYFRVQERMFKPLLRQSPFLEVQAAELREKLIEHAMDGLLREISLDHANGLLGKTCIHPSHVLPVHALSVVSHEEFTDAQDILRPERGGGGVLRSAYTNKMNEVKPHRAWAERTLLRAEVFGVANQDIGFVELLAAGLPA; the protein is encoded by the coding sequence ATGCGTCATTTCGGGCACGTCGCCCCTGAGGTACGGAAGCGTCTCTTCTTCCGCGAACCGTGCGCCTTCACCCCGGACTCCCCGGCCCGGCTGCTCGCCGCCGCCCTGGGCGCCACGCTGTACAGCCCGGCCACCAGGCCGCGCCTGGCGGACGACGTCCTCAAGCAGGCCGCGCGCGGTGTGGTCTCGATGGTGCTGTGCCTGGAGGACTCCATCGACGACGCGGAAGTCGGCCCCGGCGAGGAGAACCTCGTCCGGCAGATCACCGCCCTCGCCGGCCTGCCGGACGCCGACCCGCCGCTGCTGTTCATCCGGGTCCGCGTCCCCGAGCAGATCCCCGACCTCGTACGACGCCTCGGCCCCGCCGTCCGGCTGCTGTCCGGGTTCGTCCTGCCCAAGTTCACCGAGGAACGCGGCATCCCCTTCCTGGAAGCCCTGGCCACCGCCGAGGCCGAAAGCGGCCGTCGCCTTTTCGCCATGCCCGTGCTGGAGTCCCCGGAGCTGCTCTACCGGGAGTCGCGCGTGGAGACCCTGGAGGGCATCTTCCGGGCCATCGACAAGTACCGCGACCGCGTCCTCGCCCTGCGCCTCGGCGTCACGGACTTCTGCTCCTCCTACGGGCTGCGCCGAGGCCCCGACATGACGGCCTACGACGTGCAGATCGTCGCCTCCGTGATCGCCGACGTGGTGAACATGCTGGGCCGCGCCGACGGGACCGGCTTCACCGTCACCGGGCCGGTGTGGGAGTACTTCCGGGTCCAGGAGCGCATGTTCAAGCCGCTGCTGCGGCAGAGCCCCTTCCTGGAGGTGCAGGCCGCGGAGCTGCGCGAGAAGCTGATTGAGCACGCCATGGACGGTCTGCTGAGGGAGATCTCCCTGGACCACGCCAACGGCCTGCTGGGCAAGACCTGCATCCACCCCTCGCACGTGCTGCCGGTGCACGCCCTGTCGGTCGTCAGCCACGAGGAGTTCACGGACGCCCAGGACATCCTGCGCCCCGAGCGCGGCGGCGGGGGTGTGCTGAGATCGGCGTACACGAACAAGATGAACGAGGTGAAGCCGCACCGGGCCTGGGCCGAGCGGACCCTGCTGCGTGCCGAGGTTTTCGGCGTGGCGAACCAGGACATCGGCTTCGTGGAACTGCTGGCGGCGGGACTGCCGGCCTGA
- a CDS encoding TerD family protein, translated as MTHAMLKGSNVPLEATTVRAVLRWTPGQGVPDVDASALLLGPDGRVRSDEDFVFYNQPRHPAGKVWRLGKKRVAEGLTDTIQTDLAGVESGVGRILLVASADGTTFDRVRELRILLYDAADTGTEALAYFDVTPETGEETALICGELYRRGEGWKFRALGEGYSNGLKGLATDFGISVDESEAAAEEATTTVPAPPTTNTAAQPTTAGTSSQSPEVSVPLPPEQPAAVPGQPGYGYPPQQPPPTQPAYGYPQTTGRPAYGYPQAPAAARGAAGAQTGYGYPPPVTAVPDPDFRLPPQGPQFVGR; from the coding sequence ATGACGCACGCCATGCTGAAGGGGTCGAACGTCCCGCTGGAAGCCACCACGGTGCGCGCCGTGCTGCGCTGGACACCGGGGCAGGGGGTTCCGGACGTCGACGCCTCCGCGCTGCTCCTCGGCCCCGACGGTCGTGTGCGCTCCGACGAGGACTTCGTCTTCTACAACCAGCCCCGGCACCCGGCCGGGAAGGTGTGGCGGCTCGGCAAGAAGCGGGTCGCCGAGGGCCTGACCGACACGATCCAGACAGATCTCGCCGGTGTCGAGTCCGGGGTCGGCCGGATTCTGCTGGTCGCATCGGCGGACGGCACGACGTTCGACCGCGTGCGGGAGCTGCGCATCCTGCTGTACGACGCGGCGGACACCGGCACCGAGGCGCTGGCGTATTTCGACGTCACGCCGGAGACGGGCGAGGAGACCGCGCTGATCTGCGGCGAGCTGTACCGGCGTGGGGAGGGCTGGAAGTTCCGGGCGCTGGGCGAGGGCTACTCGAACGGGCTGAAGGGCCTCGCGACCGACTTCGGCATCTCGGTGGACGAGTCGGAGGCGGCGGCGGAGGAGGCGACCACGACGGTCCCCGCGCCCCCCACCACGAACACGGCCGCGCAGCCGACGACGGCGGGCACCTCCTCGCAGTCCCCCGAGGTCTCCGTGCCGCTGCCCCCGGAGCAGCCGGCCGCGGTGCCCGGACAGCCCGGCTACGGATATCCGCCGCAGCAGCCGCCGCCGACGCAGCCGGCCTACGGCTACCCGCAGACCACCGGCCGGCCCGCGTACGGCTACCCCCAGGCACCGGCAGCGGCGCGGGGTGCCGCGGGGGCGCAGACCGGCTACGGCTATCCGCCGCCGGTCACCGCGGTCCCCGACCCGGACTTCCGGCTGCCCCCGCAGGGCCCGCAGTTCGTCGGGCGCTAG
- a CDS encoding TerD family protein, with product MGLFDGLRRGREAQFDSGDASTNAIELTKRRAQISLTKQGAATGHLRVNLSWRMRTSDFGGSQRESLLRHPFRALKPPEVVGHSQSMVNVDLDLGCLYELQDGSKGVVQPLGGYFGETNAAPYVKLSGDDRFGSASGETMYINLDHREHIKRLLVFVYIYDQTPAFDRAHAIVTLYPSNGPRIEIHLDERQPQARSCAVVMIEKVKNEIIVRREAKFVYGFQAELDRLYGWGLQWGRGYKTKVDR from the coding sequence ATGGGCCTGTTCGACGGACTTCGGCGTGGGCGCGAGGCGCAGTTCGACTCGGGCGACGCGTCGACCAACGCGATCGAGCTGACCAAGCGGCGCGCGCAGATATCACTGACCAAACAGGGCGCGGCCACCGGCCATCTGCGCGTCAACCTGAGCTGGCGGATGCGCACCTCCGACTTCGGCGGCTCCCAGCGCGAGAGCCTGCTGCGTCATCCCTTCCGGGCCCTCAAGCCCCCCGAGGTCGTCGGCCACAGCCAGAGCATGGTCAACGTCGACCTCGACCTGGGCTGCCTCTACGAACTCCAGGACGGCAGCAAGGGCGTCGTCCAGCCCCTCGGCGGCTACTTCGGGGAGACAAACGCCGCGCCGTACGTCAAGCTCAGCGGCGACGACCGCTTCGGCTCCGCGTCCGGCGAGACGATGTACATCAACCTCGACCACCGCGAGCACATCAAGCGACTGCTGGTGTTCGTCTACATCTATGACCAGACACCCGCCTTCGACCGCGCCCACGCCATCGTCACCCTCTACCCGAGCAACGGCCCCCGCATCGAGATCCACCTCGACGAACGCCAGCCGCAGGCCCGCTCCTGCGCCGTCGTCATGATCGAGAAGGTGAAGAACGAGATCATCGTCCGCCGCGAGGCGAAGTTCGTCTACGGCTTCCAGGCCGAACTCGACCGGCTGTACGGCTGGGGACTCCAATGGGGGCGGGGCTACAAGACCAAGGTCGACCGCTGA
- a CDS encoding DUF475 domain-containing protein, whose amino-acid sequence MVLKTFGWSFAVTALGLVAAIFYGGWTAFGVVAILSVLEISLSFDNAVVNAGILKKMSAFWQKIFLTIGILIAVFGMRLVFPVVIVALSAQLGPIEAVDLALTDKDQYQQYVTDAHPSIAAFGGMFLLMIFLDFIFEDRDIKWLKWLERPLAKLGKVDMLSVCIALIVLLISAMTFATQAHQHGGTHVDKAETVLLAGIGGLITYMIVGGLSGYFEDKLEEEEEREHEAEEEAVRSGKPRSAVVVAGKAAFFMFLYLEVLDASFSFDGVIGAFAITNDIVLMALGLGIGAMYVRSLTVYLVRQGTLDDYVYLEHGAHYAIGALAMILLVTIRYEINEFITGSVGVILIAWSFWSSVRRNRAIAAAEGDAGSDAKTEVSSGV is encoded by the coding sequence GTGGTTCTGAAAACCTTCGGGTGGTCGTTCGCGGTCACCGCGCTCGGCCTGGTCGCAGCGATCTTCTACGGAGGGTGGACCGCGTTCGGTGTCGTTGCGATCCTGTCCGTCCTCGAGATCTCGCTGTCCTTCGACAACGCGGTGGTCAACGCCGGGATCCTGAAGAAGATGAGTGCCTTCTGGCAGAAAATCTTCCTCACGATCGGCATTCTGATCGCCGTCTTCGGCATGCGACTGGTCTTCCCTGTCGTGATCGTCGCCCTCAGCGCACAGCTCGGGCCGATCGAGGCCGTCGACCTCGCGCTCACCGACAAGGACCAGTACCAGCAATACGTCACCGACGCCCACCCGTCGATCGCCGCCTTCGGTGGCATGTTCCTGCTGATGATCTTCCTGGACTTCATCTTCGAGGACCGGGACATCAAGTGGCTCAAGTGGCTCGAGCGGCCGCTGGCCAAGCTCGGCAAGGTCGACATGCTGTCGGTCTGCATCGCGCTGATCGTCCTGCTGATCTCGGCGATGACCTTCGCGACCCAGGCCCACCAGCACGGCGGCACGCACGTCGACAAGGCGGAGACGGTCCTGCTCGCCGGTATCGGCGGCCTGATCACCTACATGATCGTCGGCGGTCTGTCCGGCTACTTCGAGGACAAGCTCGAAGAGGAGGAGGAGCGCGAGCACGAGGCGGAGGAAGAGGCCGTCCGGTCCGGCAAGCCCCGCTCCGCGGTCGTCGTCGCCGGCAAGGCCGCGTTCTTCATGTTCCTCTACCTGGAGGTCCTGGACGCGTCCTTCTCCTTCGACGGCGTGATCGGCGCCTTCGCCATCACCAACGACATCGTCCTGATGGCCCTCGGCCTCGGCATCGGCGCCATGTACGTCCGGTCGCTGACGGTCTACCTGGTCCGCCAGGGCACCCTCGACGACTACGTCTACCTGGAGCACGGCGCGCACTACGCGATCGGCGCGCTCGCCATGATCCTGCTCGTCACCATCCGGTACGAGATCAACGAGTTCATCACCGGCTCCGTCGGCGTGATCCTGATCGCCTGGTCCTTCTGGTCCTCCGTACGCCGCAACCGCGCCATCGCCGCGGCCGAGGGGGACGCCGGTTCGGACGCGAAGACTGAGGTCTCGTCCGGGGTGTGA
- a CDS encoding TerD family protein codes for MGVTLAKGGNVSLSKAAPNLTQVLVGLGWDARSTTGAPFDLDASALMCSSGRVLGDEWFVFYNQLKSPDGSVEHTGDNLTGEGDGDDESLLIDLPKVPPQCDKIVFPVSIHMADERGQTFGQVSNAFIRVVNQADGQELARYDLSEDASTETAMIFGELYRYQGEWKFRAVGQGYASGLRGIALDFGVNVS; via the coding sequence ATGGGCGTCACGCTCGCCAAAGGGGGCAATGTCTCCCTGTCCAAGGCCGCGCCGAACCTCACTCAGGTGCTGGTCGGGCTCGGCTGGGACGCGCGCTCCACCACCGGAGCACCCTTCGACCTCGACGCCAGCGCTCTGATGTGCAGCAGCGGGCGCGTGCTCGGGGACGAGTGGTTCGTCTTCTACAACCAGCTCAAGAGCCCGGACGGCTCGGTCGAGCACACCGGCGACAACCTCACCGGCGAGGGCGACGGCGACGACGAGTCGCTGCTGATCGACCTGCCCAAGGTGCCGCCGCAGTGCGACAAGATCGTGTTCCCCGTCTCGATCCACATGGCCGACGAGCGCGGCCAGACCTTCGGCCAGGTCAGCAACGCTTTCATCCGGGTCGTCAACCAGGCCGACGGCCAGGAGCTCGCCCGCTACGACCTCAGCGAGGACGCCTCCACGGAGACCGCGATGATCTTCGGTGAGCTCTATCGCTATCAGGGCGAATGGAAGTTCAGGGCCGTGGGGCAGGGGTACGCGTCGGGGCTGCGGGGCATCGCACTGGACTTCGGGGTCAACGTCTCATAA
- a CDS encoding TerD family protein codes for MGVSLSKGGNVSLTKEAPGLTAVIIGLGWDVRTTTGTDFDLDASALLLNNSGKVGNDQHFIFFNNLKTPDGSVEHTGDNLTGEGEGDDEQIKVNLATVPADVEKIVFPVSIYDAETRQQSFGQVRNAFIRVVNQAGGAEIARYDLSEDASTETAMVFGELYRHGAEWKFRAIGQGYASGLRGIAQDFGVNV; via the coding sequence GTGGGAGTCAGCCTCAGCAAGGGCGGCAACGTATCGCTGACCAAGGAGGCGCCGGGCCTGACCGCGGTCATCATCGGTCTGGGGTGGGACGTCCGCACCACGACCGGCACGGACTTCGACCTGGACGCCAGCGCGCTGCTGCTGAACAACTCCGGCAAGGTCGGCAACGACCAGCACTTCATCTTCTTCAACAACCTCAAGACCCCGGACGGCTCCGTGGAGCACACCGGTGACAACCTCACCGGTGAGGGCGAGGGCGACGACGAGCAGATCAAGGTCAACCTCGCCACCGTCCCGGCCGACGTGGAAAAGATCGTCTTCCCGGTCTCGATCTACGACGCCGAGACCCGCCAGCAGTCCTTCGGCCAGGTGCGCAACGCGTTCATCCGCGTCGTGAACCAGGCTGGCGGCGCCGAGATCGCCCGGTACGACCTGAGCGAGGACGCCTCCACCGAGACCGCCATGGTCTTCGGTGAGCTCTACCGGCACGGCGCGGAGTGGAAGTTCCGCGCCATCGGCCAGGGCTACGCCTCGGGCCTGCGCGGCATCGCGCAGGACTTCGGCGTGAACGTCTGA
- a CDS encoding peroxiredoxin, whose product MAIQAGEKAPDFELKDNHGRTVKLSDFRGRKNVVLLFYPFAFTGVCTGELCELRDNLPQFSDRDTELLAVSNDSIHTLRVFAEQESLEYPLLSDFWPHGNVSRAYGVFDEDKGCAVRGTFVIDKEGVVRWTVVNGLPDARDLNDYVKALDSL is encoded by the coding sequence ATGGCGATCCAGGCCGGTGAGAAGGCCCCTGACTTCGAGCTCAAGGACAACCACGGCAGGACCGTGAAGCTGTCCGACTTCCGGGGCCGCAAGAACGTGGTGCTGCTCTTCTACCCCTTCGCCTTCACCGGCGTGTGCACCGGCGAGCTGTGCGAGCTGCGCGACAACCTGCCGCAGTTCTCCGACCGCGACACCGAGCTGCTCGCCGTCTCCAACGACTCCATCCACACCCTGCGCGTCTTCGCCGAGCAGGAGAGCCTGGAGTACCCGCTGCTGTCCGACTTCTGGCCGCACGGCAACGTCTCGCGGGCCTACGGCGTCTTCGACGAGGACAAGGGCTGCGCCGTGCGCGGCACCTTCGTCATCGACAAGGAGGGCGTCGTGCGGTGGACCGTCGTCAACGGCCTGCCGGACGCGCGCGACCTGAACGACTACGTGAAGGCGCTCGACTCCCTGTGA
- a CDS encoding DUF3052 domain-containing protein, translated as MSATADHAEERTNPAARLGFQPGQVVQEIGYDDDVDQELRKAIEGIIEADLVDEDYDDVADAVVLWFRDDDGDLTDALVDATTYIEEGGAILLLTPKTGRSGYVEPSDISEAATTAGLTASKSVSVGKDWSGSRLATPKAAKSKR; from the coding sequence GTGAGCGCGACCGCGGACCACGCGGAGGAGCGGACGAACCCTGCCGCCAGGCTGGGGTTCCAGCCCGGGCAGGTGGTCCAGGAGATCGGCTACGACGACGACGTGGACCAGGAGCTCCGCAAGGCCATCGAGGGCATCATCGAGGCCGACCTGGTGGACGAGGACTACGACGACGTGGCCGATGCCGTTGTGCTGTGGTTCCGTGACGACGACGGCGACCTGACGGATGCGCTGGTGGATGCCACCACGTACATCGAAGAGGGCGGCGCGATCCTGCTCCTGACGCCGAAGACCGGCCGTTCGGGGTACGTGGAGCCGAGCGACATCTCGGAAGCCGCCACCACGGCGGGTCTGACGGCGTCCAAGAGCGTCAGCGTCGGCAAGGACTGGAGCGGCAGCCGGCTGGCCACGCCCAAGGCCGCCAAGTCCAAGCGGTAG